A genome region from Pseudomonas pergaminensis includes the following:
- the pstS gene encoding phosphate ABC transporter substrate-binding protein PstS codes for MKRLMKSAALAVAVSLSATSVFAAESIRLTGSGASFPAPIYLTWFKDFSKKTEGVTVDYQSKGSGAGVQDFLNKTVDFAASDSAMKDEDIAKVAEGAQLLPMTAGEIVLAFNLPGNPKELKLPRDVYSNIFLGKITKWNDPKIAAANPGLKLPDMPITVVVRADSSGTTAVFTKHLAAINPEFQKDLGEGNTVNWPASDKFIKSPKNDGVTATVRQTPGAIGYIEYGFAKLAKVDFAQLQNKAGKYVVPNAESGAEALAAVKMPESLVAWLPDPDGAKSYPITSYTWMIFRKDNGNPAKAKAMREMVEYSLTEGQKIADSMGYIPLPPSVVDQVRKASANIQ; via the coding sequence ATGAAACGTCTGATGAAGTCTGCTGCACTCGCCGTTGCGGTTTCTCTCAGTGCCACCTCGGTGTTTGCTGCCGAAAGCATCCGCCTGACCGGTTCCGGTGCGAGTTTTCCAGCCCCGATCTACCTCACCTGGTTCAAGGATTTCAGCAAGAAAACCGAGGGTGTCACCGTTGATTACCAATCCAAAGGTAGCGGTGCGGGTGTACAGGACTTCCTGAACAAAACCGTCGACTTCGCCGCCAGCGACTCGGCCATGAAAGACGAAGACATCGCCAAGGTTGCCGAAGGCGCGCAACTGCTGCCGATGACTGCCGGTGAAATCGTGTTGGCGTTCAATCTGCCGGGCAATCCTAAAGAGCTCAAGTTGCCTCGCGATGTGTACTCCAACATCTTCCTGGGCAAAATCACCAAGTGGAACGATCCGAAGATCGCTGCCGCCAACCCAGGCCTGAAACTGCCAGACATGCCGATCACCGTCGTCGTACGTGCAGACTCCAGCGGCACCACCGCTGTGTTCACCAAGCACTTGGCTGCGATCAACCCTGAGTTCCAGAAAGACCTGGGCGAAGGTAACACCGTCAACTGGCCCGCCAGCGACAAGTTCATCAAATCGCCGAAGAACGATGGTGTGACCGCCACTGTGCGCCAGACCCCAGGCGCGATCGGCTACATCGAATACGGCTTCGCCAAACTGGCCAAGGTTGACTTTGCCCAACTGCAGAACAAGGCCGGCAAGTACGTGGTACCGAACGCCGAAAGCGGCGCCGAAGCCCTGGCCGCGGTGAAAATGCCGGAAAGCCTGGTGGCCTGGCTGCCGGACCCGGATGGCGCCAAGTCCTACCCGATCACGTCCTACACCTGGATGATCTTCCGCAAGGACAACGGCAACCCAGCCAAAGCCAAAGCCATGCGTGAAATGGTCGAGTACAGCTTGACCGAAGGTCAGAAAATCGCTGATTCGATGGGCTACATCCCACTGCCGCCATCGGTTGTCGACCAGGTTCGCAAAGCTTCCGCCAACATCCAGTAA
- a CDS encoding GMC oxidoreductase produces MAKVRNESANIVIVGSGVAGSLMASRFANHPGVVILETGPSIPMGDPGWWFHHVARGGGTGNTPYAAFYDQAADFDATGANPWNIQGGRIFGAGGTMLHWGGWVPRFKPEDFALYSNTGQGIDWPFGYDQLEPFYNQAERYLGASGDSSDNNPPRSQPYPYGAAPYPISAGPFIQAFARVRPAIGFGHLPVARYGQANGMGGPCRTTGTCDYCPVAGRFTGDQPLALLADNPNVSLRLGAAVTAIRMVNRQQVAGVTYTDMNTGDTVLLDAQNVILCNGAFEIPKLLQASTSSYWPKGIGNDRDLVGRFVSATQFFYASGTAPNPQKFEEELGFPSLCSRTFDAPQYQKDGKFFISMNYETPNIDVGLMMAQGYSASQIRDACTAPAKYQLYGNLSAIPQFNNRVSCAVGTTRFGLPRTSIYTPDPLFDPLKAQIYVDKLKTVLAQMGCTDVGWGTYPQRGDHVACTTRMANDPNLGVVNPQLQVFGVDNLYIVSNSVMPTLPAANPTLTLVALAMKAMGSDTALARLAKSA; encoded by the coding sequence ATGGCCAAGGTGCGTAATGAATCAGCCAATATCGTGATCGTCGGCTCCGGCGTGGCTGGCAGCCTGATGGCAAGCCGGTTTGCAAACCACCCGGGCGTGGTCATTTTAGAAACCGGGCCAAGCATTCCCATGGGCGATCCCGGTTGGTGGTTTCATCATGTTGCACGAGGTGGCGGTACTGGCAATACCCCCTATGCCGCCTTTTACGACCAGGCGGCAGACTTCGATGCCACCGGAGCCAACCCCTGGAATATCCAGGGTGGGCGAATATTCGGCGCCGGCGGCACCATGCTGCATTGGGGGGGCTGGGTACCGCGCTTCAAACCTGAAGATTTTGCGCTTTACAGCAATACCGGGCAGGGCATCGATTGGCCATTTGGCTACGATCAGTTGGAACCGTTCTACAACCAGGCCGAGCGGTACTTGGGCGCCAGTGGTGACTCCAGCGACAATAATCCGCCCCGCAGCCAACCCTATCCCTATGGCGCAGCGCCTTATCCGATTTCGGCAGGGCCATTCATTCAGGCGTTTGCTCGCGTTCGCCCAGCCATAGGATTTGGGCATTTACCGGTGGCGCGCTATGGGCAGGCCAATGGAATGGGTGGCCCATGCCGCACCACAGGTACCTGCGACTACTGCCCGGTAGCGGGCCGTTTCACAGGTGACCAGCCGCTGGCCCTGCTGGCCGACAACCCCAACGTGAGCCTGCGCCTCGGAGCGGCTGTTACGGCGATCCGCATGGTCAACCGGCAACAGGTGGCGGGTGTTACCTACACAGATATGAACACGGGTGACACCGTGCTGTTGGACGCCCAGAACGTAATCCTGTGCAACGGCGCGTTTGAGATTCCCAAGTTGCTCCAGGCGTCCACATCGAGTTACTGGCCCAAGGGGATCGGTAACGACCGCGATCTGGTTGGCCGTTTTGTCAGTGCGACTCAATTTTTTTATGCCTCAGGTACTGCGCCCAACCCCCAGAAGTTTGAGGAAGAGTTGGGGTTCCCCAGCCTGTGTTCACGGACCTTCGACGCACCTCAGTACCAGAAGGACGGCAAGTTTTTCATATCGATGAACTATGAAACGCCCAATATCGATGTGGGCCTGATGATGGCTCAGGGCTATAGCGCCAGCCAGATTCGCGACGCTTGCACCGCGCCCGCCAAGTATCAACTGTATGGCAACCTGTCGGCGATCCCGCAGTTCAACAACCGGGTCTCCTGTGCAGTGGGTACTACCCGTTTCGGGTTGCCGCGCACCTCAATCTACACGCCTGACCCGTTGTTTGATCCCCTGAAAGCACAGATCTACGTGGATAAACTCAAGACCGTCCTGGCGCAAATGGGTTGCACCGATGTGGGGTGGGGCACTTACCCCCAACGGGGCGATCATGTGGCCTGCACCACGCGGATGGCCAACGACCCCAACCTGGGGGTGGTTAACCCTCAGTTGCAAGTGTTTGGCGTGGATAACCTTTACATCGTCAGCAACAGTGTCATGCCCACGCTGCCTGCGGCCAATCCAACGCTGACCCTGGTGGCTTTGGCGATGAAGGCAATGGGCAGCGACACTGCGCTGGCACGCTTGGCAAAATCGGCTTGA
- a CDS encoding cysteine hydrolase family protein, which produces MNPNATALVLIEFQNDFTTPGGVFHDAVKEVMHQSDMLANTATTVQQARKLGVKIIHLPIQFADGYPELTTRDYGILKGVADGSAFRAGSWGAEITDAITRETGDIVVEGKRGLDGFATTGLDLVLRNNGIHNLVVAGFLTNCCVEGTVRSGYEKGYNVVTLTDCTATFTEEQQKAAENFTLPMFSQALRHTEFLGALSAK; this is translated from the coding sequence ATGAATCCAAACGCCACCGCCCTTGTCCTGATCGAGTTCCAGAACGACTTCACCACACCAGGGGGCGTGTTCCATGACGCCGTCAAAGAGGTGATGCATCAGTCCGACATGCTGGCCAACACCGCGACCACGGTGCAACAGGCGCGCAAGTTGGGCGTCAAGATCATTCACCTGCCGATCCAGTTCGCCGATGGCTACCCCGAACTGACCACGCGTGACTATGGGATTCTCAAAGGCGTTGCCGACGGCAGCGCGTTTCGCGCAGGCAGTTGGGGGGCCGAGATCACCGATGCAATTACGCGTGAAACCGGTGACATCGTCGTGGAAGGCAAGCGCGGGCTGGATGGGTTTGCGACCACGGGACTGGACCTGGTGCTGCGCAACAACGGGATCCACAACCTGGTGGTGGCAGGGTTTCTGACCAACTGCTGTGTCGAGGGCACCGTGCGCTCTGGCTACGAGAAGGGTTACAACGTCGTGACCTTGACCGACTGCACGGCGACATTCACCGAGGAGCAGCAAAAGGCTGCCGAGAACTTCACCTTGCCAATGTTTTCCCAGGCACTGCGGCATACCGAGTTCCTGGGCGCTTTGAGCGCCAAGTAG
- the pstA gene encoding phosphate ABC transporter permease PstA: MTDLSSPITAMPSLQRRFEGRALRSLVLTTLVWFGALLASVPLISVLYMLITRGGARLSLEVFTELPPTGFETGGGFGNAMAGTFVMVGIAAAIAVPVGILAAIFLAELGPDSKLANASRFAAKMLTGLPSILAGVFAYALVVMTTGTYSAPAGGVALAVLMLPIVVLTAEESMKMVPKIMKDAAYGMGCTRSQVIWKIVLPTGMPAILTGVMLAVARAAGETAPLLFTALFSNYWIYHDGSLAVMNPTASLAVLIYNFSGMPFDNQLELAWAASLVLVMIVLVVNIVSRIFGKPKY; the protein is encoded by the coding sequence ATGACTGACCTCTCGTCTCCAATCACCGCCATGCCTAGCCTGCAGCGCCGGTTTGAAGGGCGTGCCCTGCGCAGCCTGGTGCTGACCACCCTGGTGTGGTTCGGCGCGCTGCTGGCCAGTGTGCCGCTGATTTCCGTGCTCTACATGCTGATCACCCGTGGCGGCGCGCGCCTGAGCCTGGAAGTGTTCACCGAGCTGCCACCCACCGGCTTCGAGACCGGCGGTGGCTTCGGCAACGCCATGGCCGGCACCTTCGTGATGGTCGGTATTGCCGCCGCCATCGCTGTGCCGGTCGGCATCCTGGCGGCGATTTTCCTCGCGGAACTGGGCCCGGACAGCAAGCTGGCGAACGCCTCGCGCTTTGCCGCCAAGATGCTCACCGGCTTGCCCTCGATCCTGGCCGGCGTGTTCGCCTACGCCCTGGTGGTCATGACCACCGGCACGTACTCGGCACCCGCCGGTGGCGTGGCGCTGGCTGTACTGATGTTGCCTATCGTGGTGCTGACGGCTGAAGAGTCGATGAAGATGGTGCCCAAGATCATGAAGGACGCGGCCTATGGCATGGGCTGCACCCGTTCGCAGGTGATCTGGAAAATCGTTTTGCCCACCGGCATGCCCGCGATCCTGACGGGCGTCATGCTCGCCGTGGCACGCGCCGCCGGCGAAACCGCGCCGCTGTTGTTCACCGCGCTGTTCAGTAACTACTGGATCTACCACGACGGCAGCCTGGCGGTCATGAATCCGACGGCGTCGCTTGCCGTGTTGATTTACAACTTCTCCGGCATGCCTTTCGACAACCAGCTCGAGCTCGCCTGGGCGGCCTCGTTGGTGCTGGTAATGATCGTGCTGGTTGTGAATATCGTGAGCCGTATTTTCGGCAAGCCCAAGTACTAA
- the pstB gene encoding phosphate ABC transporter ATP-binding protein PstB, producing the protein MDCKLDKIFYGNFMAVRDSHVPIEKNKITGFIGPSGCGKSTVLRSLNRMNDLVKGFRFEGHVHFLGQDVYGKGVDPVVVRRYIGMVFQQPNPFSMSIFDNVAFGLRLNRYKGDLGDRVKHALQGAALWDEVKDKLKVSGLSLSGGQQQRLCIARAIATEPEVLLLDEPCSALDPIATRRVEELMVELKKDYTIALVTHNMQQAIRVADTTAFFSVDISQGTRTGYLVEMGATTQIFENPREQMTGDYISGKFS; encoded by the coding sequence ATGGACTGCAAGCTGGACAAGATTTTCTACGGCAACTTCATGGCGGTGCGTGACAGCCATGTGCCGATCGAAAAGAACAAAATCACCGGGTTCATCGGCCCCTCCGGCTGCGGCAAATCCACCGTGCTGCGCAGCCTCAACCGCATGAACGACCTGGTGAAGGGCTTCCGTTTCGAAGGCCATGTGCACTTCCTCGGCCAGGACGTCTACGGCAAGGGCGTTGACCCTGTGGTCGTGCGCCGTTACATCGGCATGGTGTTCCAACAGCCGAACCCGTTCTCGATGAGTATCTTTGACAATGTGGCCTTTGGCCTGCGCTTGAACCGCTACAAGGGCGACCTCGGCGATCGCGTCAAGCACGCCCTGCAAGGCGCGGCGCTGTGGGATGAGGTCAAGGACAAGCTCAAGGTCAGCGGCCTGTCGCTCTCTGGCGGCCAGCAGCAACGCCTGTGCATTGCCCGTGCCATCGCCACCGAGCCGGAAGTGCTGTTGCTGGACGAACCTTGCTCGGCACTGGACCCGATTGCCACGCGCCGGGTCGAGGAACTGATGGTCGAGCTGAAAAAGGACTACACCATCGCCCTGGTGACGCACAACATGCAGCAGGCGATTCGTGTGGCCGATACCACCGCGTTTTTCTCGGTGGACATCTCCCAGGGCACTCGCACCGGCTACCTGGTGGAAATGGGCGCGACCACCCAGATCTTCGAGAACCCGCGCGAACAAATGACCGGGGACTACATCAGCGGCAAATTCAGCTGA
- the pstC gene encoding phosphate ABC transporter permease subunit PstC — protein MNTPFVVPVNPDSACQPPSTKDFVVDRTFRALARIGVVLVLALVFALVFEVGRKALPGMEKHGFDVLFGSVWDVNQGKYGILPAIWGTLYSALIALLIAGFFGVSMAIFLTQDFLPAKLAAVFRTIVELLAAIPSVVYGLWGIYVVIPAIRPLTAWLNSELGWIPFFGTSLSGPGLLPAALVLAIMILPTIAAVSQDALTGVPMKTKQAAYGMGTTHWEAILKVMVPSAATGIFGSLVLGLGRALGETMALAMLVGNANNISLSLFAPANTLAALLALNFPEAGPNEIEVLMYAALVLMFITLLVNIIGSMIMVYAQRGTK, from the coding sequence ATGAACACACCTTTTGTCGTACCGGTTAACCCGGATTCTGCGTGTCAGCCGCCGTCCACGAAGGACTTTGTGGTTGACCGCACCTTCCGTGCACTTGCACGCATAGGCGTAGTGCTGGTGCTGGCGCTGGTTTTCGCGCTGGTCTTCGAAGTAGGGCGCAAGGCACTTCCCGGCATGGAAAAGCATGGCTTTGACGTGCTGTTCGGCAGTGTCTGGGACGTTAACCAAGGCAAGTACGGGATTCTGCCCGCGATTTGGGGCACGCTGTACAGCGCCCTGATTGCGTTGCTGATCGCAGGCTTTTTTGGCGTCAGCATGGCTATTTTCCTCACCCAGGATTTCCTGCCAGCAAAACTCGCGGCGGTGTTTCGCACCATCGTCGAATTGCTCGCAGCCATCCCCAGCGTGGTCTACGGCCTCTGGGGCATTTATGTGGTTATCCCGGCCATCCGCCCGCTCACCGCGTGGCTGAACAGCGAACTCGGCTGGATTCCTTTTTTCGGCACGTCCCTCAGCGGGCCGGGCCTGTTACCAGCTGCACTGGTGCTGGCCATCATGATTCTGCCGACCATTGCTGCCGTGTCCCAGGACGCCCTCACGGGTGTCCCGATGAAAACCAAGCAAGCCGCCTACGGCATGGGCACCACTCACTGGGAAGCGATTCTCAAGGTCATGGTGCCGTCTGCCGCCACCGGCATCTTCGGATCGCTGGTGCTGGGCCTGGGCCGCGCCTTGGGTGAAACCATGGCCCTGGCCATGCTGGTGGGTAACGCCAACAACATTTCCCTCTCGCTGTTCGCCCCGGCCAACACCCTGGCGGCCTTGTTGGCGCTGAACTTCCCCGAAGCCGGCCCGAACGAGATCGAAGTGTTGATGTACGCCGCACTGGTGCTGATGTTCATCACGCTGCTGGTGAACATCATCGGTTCGATGATCATGGTCTACGCCCAGCGGGGTACCAAGTAA